A segment of the Deltaproteobacteria bacterium genome:
AAAGGATCCTGGCCGAGAAAGGGGTTCACCCTAAAAGCACCCTGGTCTTCCACAGCGTGGAGATTCTGAAGCGGTGCGCCCGGCAGGGCGTCGGGGTTACCCTCCTGCCTGAGACGGCAGTAAAAGAGGAGATCGCCAACAAAAGATTAGCGCCCCTTCCGTGGGAGGAAGGCCGACCGGAAACGGCCTTTATGATGATCTGGTATCAGGAGCGCTGGCTCTCCCCTACCCTTAAGGCCTTCATGCAGATTACCAGGGAGATCTTAAAATAACGGTCTATTAAGGACCGGCTATAAGGTGGAAAAATTGAAGGACTATACCCGTATCGCCCGAAAGATAACCATCGTGTTGTTTTTGTCCCAAAGCCTCAGCTCGGCCGGATTCATCGCCGCCTTCGCCGTCAACGCCCTCGTCGGCGTTGACTTGAGCGGACAGCGGGCCATGGCGGGCGTGCCCGGTGCGGTTTATGTCCTGGGACAGGCTTGCGGCGCCCTGGTCTGGGGCTTCAGCATGGATCGAATCGGCCGGCGGGGAGGCTTTACGTTAGGCCAGGTCATCGGGGTAGTCGGATCGATGATCGCCGTGAGCGCGGTGGCCGGCCGTTCTTTCTTTCTATTCCTGACAGGCCTTACTCTGGTGGGGATGGCCAGGTCGGCCGTAGATCTGGGCCGTTTCGCCGCGGCTGAAGTACACCTGCCGGCCGAGCGGGGAAGGGCCATTTCGCACGTCGTGCTGGGGAGCACCGTAGGAGCGGTGGTCGGTCCGCTCCTGGTGGGTCCTACCGGGGGTTTAGCCCGCTGGGCAGGATTTCCGGAATTAGCCGGACCTTATAGCGTCGGTCTTGTCGGCCTGCTCCTGGCGGCGATTCTGATCTTTGCGGGTCTGCGGCCGGACCCCCGCGATGTCGGACGGGAACTCGCCCAGCGCTATCCGGAAACGGTCCCTCGGGAGGGAACCCGCTCCCTGTTAGAAATCGTGCAGCAGCCGGGGGTAATGGTAGCCATGGTGTGCGTGATCTTTGCCCAGATGGTGATGGTGGTACCCATGTCCATTACCCCGGTTCATATGAAGGCACACGAACACTCCTTGAGCGCCCTCTCCCTGGTGATCTCGGCCCACACCTTAGGAATGTTCGCCTTCTCCATGGTTTCCGGGCGAATGACCGACCGCTGGGGGCGGACCAAGGTGATTATCCTGGGTTCGGTGGTGCTGATCCTCTCCTGCCTCATGGCCGCCCCTTCAACAGGCCTGTTGCCCCTGATAGTCGCCTTATTCCTGCTGGGACTGGGCTGGAACTTCGCCTACGTGGCCGGGTCCGCCCTGCTGGCCGACCAGCTTTCGCCCGGAGAGAGGGCCAAGACACAGGGTTTTAACGATCTGCTTCTGAACCTGGCCTCGGCCGTCGGTCAGGTTGTCAGCGGGGTGGTCTATGCGGCCCACGGGTACGGAGTTATGGCCATAACGGCCGCAGCAGCAGCGCTGGCGCCGCTGGTCTTTTCCCTATGGTGGCAGGCGGCAGGCCGACGGATTGCGGTAACCCGCCAACCGGGGGGAAGTTAATTTGGTTATTCTTTTGATCGTCGTCGCTGAGGTTGTTTGGGTCTGGCAGAAAGCTTACAGTCCGGACCTGATCGCCTGAGGCTTATTTTATTCTGGTCAAGCCTCATGGACTGTGATAAAAATCAGGCCGGAAAAGAATGGAGGAGGAATCATGGAACCAGACCCCAAGCTCTTTGATTATATCTTTAATCCCCGCCGGGTGGCCATCATCGGGGCATCCCCCCATGATCTGGCCACCCTCGCCCAGATGAAAACCAAAATAAAGGATCGGTTGTTTCTGGTAAATCCAAAATATAAGGAAATTTTTGGAAAGAAATGCTACTCCGGAATCGGGGAGGTGGAATCCGAGATAGATTATGTCATCCTCGGGGTTTCAGCCTCGGTTCTGCCGGCCGTTTTGGAGGATTGCATTCGAAAAGGGGTCAAGGCCGCTCAAATTTTTACAGCCGGATTCAGCGAAACGGGGCTCCCCGAAGGGATCGAACGGGAAAAGTCCCTGAAAGAGATGACCGCCGGCCGTATCCGCATCATCGGTCCCAATTGTTTCGGGGTCTATTGCCCTTCCTCCGGCCTGTCCATTATCCCTGAGGCCCCCACCGAGAAAGGCCATATCGGCGTAGTGGCCCAGAGCGGGAGTGTGGCTGAATCCTTCTCTTATCTGGCCTATACCAAAAACCTGCGGTTCAGCAAGGTGGTGAGTTATGGCAACGCCGTTGATCTGGACAGCCCTGATTTCCTGGAATACTTGGCCGACGATGAGGAAACCCATCTTATCGCCCTTTATGTTGAAGGCACCAGAAATGGCAGACGGCTGAAAACGGCTTTAGCCAAAGCCGCCAGGCAAAAGCCGGTGATCGCCATTAAGGGGGGAATGACCGAACAGGGTATGCGGGCGGCTACCTCCCACACCGCTTCCCTGACCGGGACCCCCGCCGTCTGGCGCTCTTTTTTTAAACAAACCGGGGCCCTTCAGGTAGACAGTTTTGATGAGATGGTGAACACCATCATGGCCTTCCAAAACACCCCTCTTCCGTCCGGTCGGGCCGCAGCCCTGATCAGTAACTCAGGGGGATTCAGTGTAATCCAAACGGACCTCTGCATGAAAGCCGGGATCGAGGTGCCCAGATTCTCCCAGGAGACTATTGACTCCCTTCGGACACTCGTCCCTCTGGCCGGGACCAGCATCGGCAACCCCCTTGATGCCTGGCCCATATACTATAACCTGTCTTCCTCGGGAAACCTGGCTGACATCATCAGGATGGTTTCCTCAGACCCCCGGATCCATTCCCTGATCTTTCAATTTGACCAGTTTCGCTATTTGCGCCGGGTGTTGGGTAAGCGAGTGGAAGCCCACATGAGCCGATTAATCGAATTGATCGTGGAGGGGTGTCTGTATACCCGGGAAGAAGAAAAAAAACCGGTCTTATTTTGCGTCTCCCTGGATCCCTACCTGGAAGACGAGGAGGAAAGACACTACAATCTCCTGATGAAAAAGGCCTTCATCTCCAAAGGGTTTCCGGTCTATGCCAGCCTGGATGGCGCGGTTAAGACCCTTTCCCATTTATGCACATTCAGTCACACCCGCCGGTTAAGCCGCTGATCAGGACTAGGCCATCTAATGAACTGCGTAATGAATCCTATTATTCATCTTCGGCTATCTCTCCCACCACTTCCCGTTTGGCCTTCACCCAGGGAAGGAGGAGCGTTATACCCCATAACTTCGGGACTACCTCGAAAATTGAAATGTAACTTAATGATAAACTGACTGTTTTGTCAAGAAAATTTACGGACCTGATTTTCCCGAAACGCCCGATTTTCTCCTTGACTCTCATTTCCTCCCTACTTTATACTTATTTCATCCGGAAGCCATTTTCTTATCATAAGGATTCGGACAATTACGTCGATCTCTTCTAAGTCCGTCACAAAATGCATCGGCCGCATCATCAAGGGTTCGGCCATGGGCGCCATTACAGAACTTCTCAGCTTCCGTCCCCAGGTTGTTTTATGATGATCAGTCAACGCTGAGGCTCGGCATGAAAGAGGGACCGCCCGGTGGTCTGAAGCAGGGAGGCTGTCCGGGAAGGCTCTCAGGGAGGATCACGATGACTACCAACGAAAAACCGGATCTGAGGAAATTCGTCGTTCCGGATATCGTTTTCGGGGAAGGGGCCTTGAGCCTGATAGGGCAATATGCAGCCAACTTCGGCGCTCGTAAAGTACTCCTGGTCACCGACCCCGGTGTGCGGGCGGTCGGTTGGGCCGGCTCTGTGGAAAAGGCCCTGAAAGAAACCGGGATCTCTCTGGTGGTTTTCGATGACGTGACGCCCAATCCCAAAGACCACGAAGCCATGGCCGGCGCAGACCTGTATTGTTCTGAGAAGTGCGACGTTATCGTGGTCGTGGGGGGCGGCAGCCCCATGGACTGCGCCAAGGCCATCGGCATCGTCGCGACCAACCAGCGGCACGTCCTGGAGTTTGAAGGCATCGACGAGGTGGTCATTCCCGGCCCGCCACTGATCTGCATTCCCACGACGGCCGGTACCTCGGCCGACGTTTCGCAGTTTGCCATCATCACCGACACGGTGCGACAGGTAAAGATCGCCATCATCAGCAAAACCGTGGTTCCCGACGTGGCTTTGATTGACCCGACCACTACGGTCACCATGCCCGGAGAACTGACCGCCGCCACCGGAGTGGATGCGCTGGTGCATGCTGTCGAGGCCTATGTTTCAAACGCCAGTTCGCCGCTGACCGACCTGAATGCGCTGGAGGCCATCCGCCTGGTGATCCGTCACCTGCCCGGCGCAGCCCGGGATCCCCGGGACATGGAGTCCCGCAACGGCATGATGCTGGGCAGCCTGCTGGCCGGATTGGCTTTTTCCAACGCCAGTCTGGGGCTGGTTCACAGCATGGCCCACGCCTTAGGTGGGCGGCTGGATCTGGCCCACGGTGACTGCAATGCCATTCTGCTTGAACACGTGGTCCGTTTCAATTTTGAGGCCGCCGCCGAGCGATACCGGACGATAGGCCGGTTGATGGGGCTCGACCTGCCGGGATCGGCCGACGATGGATCAAAGCTGGCGGAAGCTTTTGGCCGTCTGCGCCGGCAGGTGGGCATCCGCCAAACGCTGGGCCAGTTAGGGGTGCCCCCTGACGATATTCCGGATATGGCGCGCAAGGCCTTACGCGATCCATGTCTGGCGACCAATCCCATTTTTCCGACGGCCCGGGAAATCGAGGTGATCTATGAGCAAGCCCTCTGAGGGACAACCGGACCGGTCTGAAATGAGGACCAAGATCATGGGACTGGGAGAACGGGCCGGCCGCAAGAGCTTTTACCCCCAACTGCAGGCCCGTATCCGGGAATTGGAAGAGCATAAGGTTCACCTGGAAGAAAAGTCGGCGGCCCTTTCCAATATGCTGCAAGAACTTGACGGTGCCTGTCGCAGGGCCGAGGAAGGCGAAAAGCGGTTTCGAGAGCTGGCCGAGCTTCTTCCACAGACCGTTTTCGAAACGGATCTGGCGGGTCGAGCCACCTTTGTCAACCGTTTTGCTTTTGAGATGTTCGGATACACTCCTTCTGACTTTCAACAAGGCTTAAACGCCCTGGACCTGTTAGTGCCCGGGGAACGTGACCGGGTGCGAGCCGATATGTCCAGAAGACTGCAAGGCGAAGATCTTCCGGGTCAGCAATATACAGCCCTGCGAAAGGATGGCAGCACCTTCCCCTGCATCATCTATACGACGGTTATCCGAGATGACGCCGGAATAAAAGGTTTTCGGGGGATCGTCGTTGATATCACCGAGCCGGTGCGACTCCGGGAGCAGAAAGATTCGATTGAAGAACAATACCACCAAGCCCAGAAGATGGAAGCTATCGGCCGGTTGGCGGGTGGGGTGGCCCACGACCTCAACAACCTGCTTTGCCCCATCCTCGGTTACGCCGAGATGCTTCTCGACCAATTTTCACCGGAAGACGAGCGGCACCATTCGGTCGAAGAAATCCACCGGGCGGGGTTGAGGGCCAGGGACCTGGTGCGCCAATTGCTCGCTTTCAGCCGCAAACAGGCCCTGGAGATCAAGGTGGTCGATCTGAACCGGGCCATCTCGAGCTTCGAGACGTTGTTGCGGCGAATGCTCCGGGAGGATATCGAAGTCCGGACGAAGCTTTCCCCTTCCAGGACGACCGTTTTAGCGGATGTGGGGCAAATCGAGCAGGTCATCATGAACCTGGCCGTCAATGCCCAGGACGCTATGCCCGACGGCGGCCGGATCTCCATCGAGACGGAGATAGCGGAGCTCGACGAGACCTATACTGCCGAGCATCATGGGGTGCAGCCGGGTCCCTACATCTTACTGGCCATGAGTGATACCGGCCAGGGCATGGACGCCGAGACCCGGGAACACATCTTCGACCCTTTCTTTACCACTAAAGAAAAGGGGAAAGGAACGGGGCTGGGTCTGGCCACGGTTTACGGCATTGTCAAGCAACATGGCGGCAGCATCTGGGTTTATAGCGAGCCGGGCAAGGGATCGACTTTCAAAATTTTCTTACCGTCTGCCCAGGCGGCTGTTACGGATTCGATCACCCCACTTGCGATGCCCAAAAACGGTCGCGGTACCGAGACCATACTCCTGGCAGAGGATAGCGAAATGGTCCGCAATCTGACCGTGCACATCCTGGAGAGGCAGGGCTACACCCTAATTTCGGGATCAAACGGGACGGAGTGCCTTCGACTTCTGGCGGATCATGACGGCCCTCTTGATCTGCTGATCACCGATGTGGTTATGCCCGATATGAACGGCAAGATGCTCTTCGAACGGGTGGCGACCCGCTGTCCGGGCATAAAAGTGCTCTACATGTCCGGCTATACCGACGACGTGATCGTTCAGCACGGTATTCTGGATGAAGGGATCGCCTTTATCCAAAAGCCTTTTACCGTCCAAAGCCTGGTCGCCAAGGTACGGGAGGTATTGGACTGAGCAAGGCTTTAATCCCGAACGACATAGCGCAATAAGAATCGAGCCACCTTTTTTCTGGCCTCTATAAATTTGGGCTCCCGGAAACCATGCCGCCAGGTCATTCCGGAAAGATCATCGGAGACGATCAAAATGGCGGCCCCTTCTATCCCTCGAAAGGCACTGACGGTAAAAAAGGCCGAAGTTTCCATATCCACTCCCAGGACCCCTTGAGATTGAAAGGATTTAACCTTTTCTATCGTTTCCCGATAAGGGGCATCGGTGGTCCAAACCGGCCCTTGTCTAAAGGGCAGCCCTTCTTCTTCCATGGCCTCCCGGAGATCTTTAAGCAACGACGAGGCAGGTCGGGGCTTTCTCTGGTTGGAGTAATGACGGGAAGTCCCTTCTTCGCTGAAGGCCTTATCCGGCAAGACGAGGTCTCCGGGGGATAAGCCCGGACTGAGACCTCCTGTCCAGCCCAGGAAGATAATACGCCGGGCACCGAGGGCTATCAACTTTTCCAGAATCATCACCGCCTGAGGGGCACCGACCGCCGGGCCGGCCAGTCCTGTGGCTCTAAGGGATTCGTTCAGTTGAAAAACCCGCAAAAAATTATTATTAAAGCCCGGGAACCCGGTTTCCCCAAAAAACCTGGTCAGCCGCTGCAGATCTCCGGGAAGGGCGATTAAAAGGGCCAGCGGATCGAGGCCGGGTTCTGAACGGGCCCTTTTAGGATTGATCAGGCAAGGGGAGGAATCAAACAGGATCATAATTATTAGTTCAAAAAAAGATTCCAATTTCGGATTTCGGAATTTAAAAGAAACTCTCCTTCAACATTCATGATTCATGATTCATGATTCGATATTCGATATTCGATATTTTCATGCTTCGTGGTGCCCGCTTCGGGCGGCATCACTTCCTGGCCTGAATCAACATTTCCCTGGCCGTAGACAGGGTCTTGGGGGAAGGCGATATCCCGCCCAACATCCGGGCCATTTCTTCAACCTGTTCGTCTTCTTTCAGGAGGCGGATTTGGGTCTGGGTCCGCTGATCCCGGGTTTCTTTAACCACCTGAAAATGGGTTTCGGCAAAGGCGGCGATTTGGGGGAGATGGGTGATACAAATCACCTGGTGGGCCTGGGATAGTCGGCGCAATTTCCGGCCTACAGCCCCGCCCAGACTTCCCCCTATACCGGAATCTACCTCGTCAAAGATCAGGGTTTCCAGGGAATCCTGATGGGACAACAAACCCTTGAGAACCAATAAAATCCGGGAGAGTTCTCCGCCTGAGGCAATCCGGGCCAATGGTCGCAGACCTTCTCCCAAATTGGGGGCGATATAAAACTCCCCTTTTTCTATTCCGGTCTGACTTAAAATCAGGCCTTCATAAAGAAAATTTTCATCCGCCTCCCGCTCGGTGGCAACCGGGGAAAAGACGATTTGAAATTGGCAATCCCCCATTCCCAGACCTTTTAATTCCCCCTCAACCCGGCAGGCCAGGTCCAGGGCGGCTTGTTTTCTTTTCCGGGACAGGTCCAGGGAGGTTTCGAAAAGGCGTTTACGTCCGGCTCGGATCATATCTTCCAATTCTTTACGCCGGGCGCTTTGGTCGTCTCCTTCTTTCAAATTTTTTTCCGTCTGCGCAAGATACGCCAAAACATCCTCGACCGTCGGGCCGTATTTAACAGTCAGCCGCTGAATCCGCTCCAACCGATCCTCAACCTGATCTAAAATCTGAGGATCAAAAACCAGACGGGAAAGGTAATCCCTCAATCCGATGTCGACCTCGGCCATTTGGAGTTGAAGGGATTCCAAATCCTGATACAGGGGTTGAAGGGTTGGATCAATAGAGGTTACCGATCGGATCAGGTCTTTGGAAAGAGACAGGGTGTTCAGACTGGAGTGTTCTTCTTCGGATAATACCTGCCTGGCCTGATGAACCTTCTCCCAGATCTTTTCCGCCTGTTGGAGAACCCTTTTCCGTTGCTGCAATTCCAGATCTTCTCCGGGTCGGAGTTCGGCCTGCTGAATCTCTTGAGATTGAAAAAGCCATAAGTCTTTCTGGGCTTTACGTTCCTGTTCCTTCCGGTTCAGCTCCCGCCAGGCATTAATCTCTTCTTCCAGTGCGGCAAATTGGTTCCGAACTTCTTCCCGCAAGGGCAACAGACCGGCAAAACGGTCTAAGAGATAAAGATGCTGAACCGGATTCAACAGGGATTGATGTTCATGCTGATTGGAAACGCCGACCAGGGAGCGGGTTACCCGACTTAAAACCGACTGGTTGATCAGGCTCCCATTGATCCAGGCCCGTGTTTTTCCACCGGGCTGGACCAGACGTTTGATCAGGATTTGTTCCTCGGCCGGTAAGCCCAGGGATTCAAGGACCCCCTGCAGCGGGTGTTGTAATGGAATGGAAAAAAGCGCTTCGACCCAGGCATCCTTGGCGCCTTGCCGGATCGTGTCCGGAGGTGGCTTTTCTCCTAACAGGAGATTGACGGCCTTGATAATAATGGATTTCCCGGCCCCAGTTTCCCCGGAGAGGATATTGAGTCCCTTTGAAAAAGAAAGGGCTACCCGATCGATGAGGGCCAGATTTACAATTTGAATTTGGTCGAGCACTGCCGCTTTCCGTCTTAAGGAGGATACTCATAAAAAAGGCCCTCCAGTTCTCACAATCCATAGAGGGCCTCCAATCAAGATTCCGGGTTGGTTAATTCTATGCCTTCATGACATTGGCGGCCTGTGGACCTTTATCCCCATCTTTAACTTCGAACTCCACATCTTGTCCTTGCTTCAAGGTTTTAAAACCATCCATCTGGATGGCCGAATAGTGAACAAAGACATCCGATCCCCCCTCCTGTTCAATAAACCCAAAACCCTTCGCATCATTAAACCATTTCACTTTCCCTTTACTCTTCATTCATGCCCCTCCTTATAAAAATAAAGCTATACGGAATCCCTATCCGTTGTCAGGCAGAATAAAAAAAAGGTAAAAAAGTCGTCCGCCCTTTTTTACCTTTATTTTTTTTAACGAGTTTCATAGAGGAAATCAAATGTCTTTGACAGGAAAGCTAACATATCCTTTTTTGTTCTGTCAAGGATTTTTATTACTTTTCTAAATCTGAGACCAGCCCCCGATGACAAAGGAATAGGTCGGTGGGGTCGGCGGCAGAAAGGCCTTTGAAATCTGGGAAATCCTATGAAATAGGCAGCCGTCTAAGGGCCCGATAGTGCCCTGGCAAACCATGGCCCCTCCCAGCTTTCCGGATCCCATGGATTGAATCGAACCATTGGACCAAAACACCCCAAGAATTTCAGAGAAATCCTTAAGGTTAATATCCCGGCCGGCGATAAAGGCCGTATCCAGGGCACGGTCTCCCGGCAGCGCAGTCGAGCCGCTCAGGGTGATCGATCCCGTAACTACAAGAGTTACACCCGACAACTGGTTTCCGGTAAGGGTCAGATCGCCATCGACAAAAACCAAAAGACCTTTCTGATCACCATTCAGGGTCAGGTTCTGATGACCCAGGAGAATCTGATTTCCCTCCTGTTGGGCTATGCTCCGATAGGCTTGAAATTCCTTTTCCGAGATCGGCGGAATATTCGGGGAAGAAAGATAATCCGAACGGGTCGGGTCCAGGGACTGGGTAACAGAAAATTGTCTTTTCTTGAGATCTTCAATGATTGAAGGGGGATCGATGGCATATCCCCGGTTGGCATGGAGGTTCCCAAAAATTTCCAGGGTGTTTTTAAGTTGGAGTGTTCCGGCTGTCACCATGCCGGTCTGAAAAATGGAAGGCACTCCCGAGGCTCCCCCTGATTGGGTACCATAAATAGTGGCCCGAACCCGGGCCATAGAATTCTGGTTGGTCTCTTTTCCCATCATAATGACTTCCGCATAGGTCGGTGTCACCTGGGGATCGTATCGCAAGTTTACAATCCAAAATTTGGTCCCCGGCCCGTTCGGACCCTGTGGTTCAGCCGCAGGCAAGTTCATTTCCTGGGCTGTTTTCCCCTGAAAAAAATAAAGGGGATTTTGACGATAAACCGACAAAAGCTGTTGCAATCCCGCTTCAGCCGCATATAAGGCCTGGAGACTTTGATTATACTGGGAACTGATCTTGAGTTCGGTGGTGCTGTTAAGAAAGGCCGTGGTGCCCAAAAGGGTCAGAATCAACAAACCCATCATGACTCCTATTAAGGCCGCCCCCTCTTGTTTTTTTAATGAAGACATGACACTCCTTTTCGTTTCATCCGAAGGGTTTCTTGCCTTTCCCGTTCAATTCCGTTTCATAATATAGGTGCTCAAGGTCAAACTATTTTTCTTGGCAGCTTGGGAAGCCGTTGGAGAAATCCCGATCCCGACGGAAACCTGAAGGTGAAATAATTCGGGTTTTATCGGGCTCACTCTTAAGTCGGTTATATCCTCCGCCAGGGGTTCAAAACCGCCGGCATTGATCTTTCTTTTCAAAACAGGGACACCCAGGTCGTGATATTTTCCGCCCGGATCATTGTGATCATTAAAGACCGCATAACTGACCAGACTGATCTCACCGACCTCCGTTCCGGCCGGATAGGCCTTTTTCAGTCCCTGGTTGCCCGGTTGGAAAGGATCGGTATCGATAAGCAGGGTTGATCCTGATATCTTATCGATTTGGGCCAATTCAGGCGGTTTGCCGATATAAACCAGATCGGAACGGTTGTACTGGGCATTGGTTTCCGAGCTGTTTAAACCCAGTGGAAGGAAGGTATCACCGGCCAGGACCCCCTGGGAAAGGGTAGTGGGATTGGTATCGCCTGAGAGGACGATCAACAGAGAAAGGCTATCCGGGTTATTTCCCCCCGGAGTTAAGGTGGCAACCCCGCTCAGGGAGACGGTCTGGGGGACCTTGGGGATAAAGGAATCGGGAATCCAGGCGGTCAGACCGGCCAAGAAGGACGGATCCAAAGCCGGATACCCGGCGCTTCTGAAATCACGGGCGATTATTTCCAAAGCGGCCCGCAATCTTTGTTGTCTCTGGGTGATCCGGGCTTGTGTTTTATAGGCATCGGCCTGGGACAAAAAAATCTGGCAAACCGTACCCAGAGCCACTCCTAAAAGGGTCAATGCGACCAGAACCTCCACCAGTGTAAATCCCCTGCGATTTTTTTTATTTTTCATTTCAGCCTTCTTGGACTTTAGCCCTGCCCTGAGATGACAAGGTGATTCTTTTTTGACCCGCAGAATTTTTCAAGACGATGGTAGTCCCCACCACAGACCCCCGGGGGGAAAAAACCGGATGATTAGTGCTGCTTGCTAAATCCACTCCTGGATAGTAATAAGGATTCCCTACCCTATTGAACTTCCGCAGCGTCCCTTCCTGGACCCCCGGCCAACGGGAAGTCCCGGAGAAAGATTCCCGTTCTAAAAAATAATGATCCTGTTCGGGGTCCATCTGAATGCGGTAAAAACAATTTTGCCCAATAGCTTTCATTCGGGCCAACTGAAAGTCAGAGATCACATTTTGCACCGCCCCTTCCAAACGATATTTAGGGATCAATTG
Coding sequences within it:
- the recN gene encoding DNA repair protein RecN, producing the protein MLDQIQIVNLALIDRVALSFSKGLNILSGETGAGKSIIIKAVNLLLGEKPPPDTIRQGAKDAWVEALFSIPLQHPLQGVLESLGLPAEEQILIKRLVQPGGKTRAWINGSLINQSVLSRVTRSLVGVSNQHEHQSLLNPVQHLYLLDRFAGLLPLREEVRNQFAALEEEINAWRELNRKEQERKAQKDLWLFQSQEIQQAELRPGEDLELQQRKRVLQQAEKIWEKVHQARQVLSEEEHSSLNTLSLSKDLIRSVTSIDPTLQPLYQDLESLQLQMAEVDIGLRDYLSRLVFDPQILDQVEDRLERIQRLTVKYGPTVEDVLAYLAQTEKNLKEGDDQSARRKELEDMIRAGRKRLFETSLDLSRKRKQAALDLACRVEGELKGLGMGDCQFQIVFSPVATEREADENFLYEGLILSQTGIEKGEFYIAPNLGEGLRPLARIASGGELSRILLVLKGLLSHQDSLETLIFDEVDSGIGGSLGGAVGRKLRRLSQAHQVICITHLPQIAAFAETHFQVVKETRDQRTQTQIRLLKEDEQVEEMARMLGGISPSPKTLSTAREMLIQARK
- a CDS encoding substrate-binding domain-containing protein, producing RILAEKGVHPKSTLVFHSVEILKRCARQGVGVTLLPETAVKEEIANKRLAPLPWEEGRPETAFMMIWYQERWLSPTLKAFMQITREILK
- a CDS encoding MFS transporter, producing MEKLKDYTRIARKITIVLFLSQSLSSAGFIAAFAVNALVGVDLSGQRAMAGVPGAVYVLGQACGALVWGFSMDRIGRRGGFTLGQVIGVVGSMIAVSAVAGRSFFLFLTGLTLVGMARSAVDLGRFAAAEVHLPAERGRAISHVVLGSTVGAVVGPLLVGPTGGLARWAGFPELAGPYSVGLVGLLLAAILIFAGLRPDPRDVGRELAQRYPETVPREGTRSLLEIVQQPGVMVAMVCVIFAQMVMVVPMSITPVHMKAHEHSLSALSLVISAHTLGMFAFSMVSGRMTDRWGRTKVIILGSVVLILSCLMAAPSTGLLPLIVALFLLGLGWNFAYVAGSALLADQLSPGERAKTQGFNDLLLNLASAVGQVVSGVVYAAHGYGVMAITAAAAALAPLVFSLWWQAAGRRIAVTRQPGGS
- a CDS encoding nucleoside phosphorylase; this encodes MILFDSSPCLINPKRARSEPGLDPLALLIALPGDLQRLTRFFGETGFPGFNNNFLRVFQLNESLRATGLAGPAVGAPQAVMILEKLIALGARRIIFLGWTGGLSPGLSPGDLVLPDKAFSEEGTSRHYSNQRKPRPASSLLKDLREAMEEEGLPFRQGPVWTTDAPYRETIEKVKSFQSQGVLGVDMETSAFFTVSAFRGIEGAAILIVSDDLSGMTWRHGFREPKFIEARKKVARFLLRYVVRD
- a CDS encoding CoA-binding protein: MEPDPKLFDYIFNPRRVAIIGASPHDLATLAQMKTKIKDRLFLVNPKYKEIFGKKCYSGIGEVESEIDYVILGVSASVLPAVLEDCIRKGVKAAQIFTAGFSETGLPEGIEREKSLKEMTAGRIRIIGPNCFGVYCPSSGLSIIPEAPTEKGHIGVVAQSGSVAESFSYLAYTKNLRFSKVVSYGNAVDLDSPDFLEYLADDEETHLIALYVEGTRNGRRLKTALAKAARQKPVIAIKGGMTEQGMRAATSHTASLTGTPAVWRSFFKQTGALQVDSFDEMVNTIMAFQNTPLPSGRAAALISNSGGFSVIQTDLCMKAGIEVPRFSQETIDSLRTLVPLAGTSIGNPLDAWPIYYNLSSSGNLADIIRMVSSDPRIHSLIFQFDQFRYLRRVLGKRVEAHMSRLIELIVEGCLYTREEEKKPVLFCVSLDPYLEDEEERHYNLLMKKAFISKGFPVYASLDGAVKTLSHLCTFSHTRRLSR
- a CDS encoding iron-containing alcohol dehydrogenase, whose translation is MTTNEKPDLRKFVVPDIVFGEGALSLIGQYAANFGARKVLLVTDPGVRAVGWAGSVEKALKETGISLVVFDDVTPNPKDHEAMAGADLYCSEKCDVIVVVGGGSPMDCAKAIGIVATNQRHVLEFEGIDEVVIPGPPLICIPTTAGTSADVSQFAIITDTVRQVKIAIISKTVVPDVALIDPTTTVTMPGELTAATGVDALVHAVEAYVSNASSPLTDLNALEAIRLVIRHLPGAARDPRDMESRNGMMLGSLLAGLAFSNASLGLVHSMAHALGGRLDLAHGDCNAILLEHVVRFNFEAAAERYRTIGRLMGLDLPGSADDGSKLAEAFGRLRRQVGIRQTLGQLGVPPDDIPDMARKALRDPCLATNPIFPTAREIEVIYEQAL
- a CDS encoding PAS domain S-box protein; protein product: MSKPSEGQPDRSEMRTKIMGLGERAGRKSFYPQLQARIRELEEHKVHLEEKSAALSNMLQELDGACRRAEEGEKRFRELAELLPQTVFETDLAGRATFVNRFAFEMFGYTPSDFQQGLNALDLLVPGERDRVRADMSRRLQGEDLPGQQYTALRKDGSTFPCIIYTTVIRDDAGIKGFRGIVVDITEPVRLREQKDSIEEQYHQAQKMEAIGRLAGGVAHDLNNLLCPILGYAEMLLDQFSPEDERHHSVEEIHRAGLRARDLVRQLLAFSRKQALEIKVVDLNRAISSFETLLRRMLREDIEVRTKLSPSRTTVLADVGQIEQVIMNLAVNAQDAMPDGGRISIETEIAELDETYTAEHHGVQPGPYILLAMSDTGQGMDAETREHIFDPFFTTKEKGKGTGLGLATVYGIVKQHGGSIWVYSEPGKGSTFKIFLPSAQAAVTDSITPLAMPKNGRGTETILLAEDSEMVRNLTVHILERQGYTLISGSNGTECLRLLADHDGPLDLLITDVVMPDMNGKMLFERVATRCPGIKVLYMSGYTDDVIVQHGILDEGIAFIQKPFTVQSLVAKVREVLD
- a CDS encoding cold shock domain-containing protein, translated to MKSKGKVKWFNDAKGFGFIEQEGGSDVFVHYSAIQMDGFKTLKQGQDVEFEVKDGDKGPQAANVMKA
- a CDS encoding prepilin-type N-terminal cleavage/methylation domain-containing protein, producing MKNKKNRRGFTLVEVLVALTLLGVALGTVCQIFLSQADAYKTQARITQRQQRLRAALEIIARDFRSAGYPALDPSFLAGLTAWIPDSFIPKVPQTVSLSGVATLTPGGNNPDSLSLLIVLSGDTNPTTLSQGVLAGDTFLPLGLNSSETNAQYNRSDLVYIGKPPELAQIDKISGSTLLIDTDPFQPGNQGLKKAYPAGTEVGEISLVSYAVFNDHNDPGGKYHDLGVPVLKRKINAGGFEPLAEDITDLRVSPIKPELFHLQVSVGIGISPTASQAAKKNSLTLSTYIMKRN
- a CDS encoding GspH/FimT family pseudopilin: MQRRDNQAGFSLLEMIITLSLISLLGSIGCYGFNQLIPKYRLEGAVQNVISDFQLARMKAIGQNCFYRIQMDPEQDHYFLERESFSGTSRWPGVQEGTLRKFNRVGNPYYYPGVDLASSTNHPVFSPRGSVVGTTIVLKNSAGQKRITLSSQGRAKVQEG